A stretch of Vanessa cardui chromosome 26, ilVanCard2.1, whole genome shotgun sequence DNA encodes these proteins:
- the LOC124540685 gene encoding protein unc-13 homolog C-like → MESIKSSIADLTEHFNLRMAEFQRDLRNAVPASSPVSNINSQFNSFRSFVIAALESLQLQVELLSQQCDVMEMRSRRKILLVHGVPEDKHENIPAHISKVLGDHLKLPGLTADSISRSHRLGQLGNGKPRAILVKFKDTSVKDKVWGAKKNLKGTGITISEFLTKRRHKVFLAARQRFGISRCWTDNGVVVVMGSDQSKHRVHTKQELDAIPSDSDSVVQGPSAATIVSNAVKDSKTTYLRSKRIVKK, encoded by the coding sequence ATGGAATCAATTAAAAGCTCTATAGCGGATCTCACGGAGCACTTTAACTTAAGGATGGCAGAGTTCCAGAGAGACTTGAGAAATGCTGTTCCTGCCTCAAGCCCCGTGTCCAATATCAACAGCCAATTCAATTCGTTCCGCAGTTTTGTAATAGCGGCTCTTGAAAGTTTGCAACTGCAGGTGGAGTTGCTGTCCCAACAATGTGATGTGATGGAGATGCGGTCACGTAGGAAAATACTCCTGGTTCATGGTGTTCCAGAGGACAAACATGAGAATATACCGGCTCATATCTCAAAAGTTTTGGGCGATCACCTTAAACTCCCTGGATTAACAGCTGACTCCATATCCCGTTCCCATCGCCTTGGTCAGCTTGGCAATGGTAAGCCACGTGCGATTCTGGTGAAATTCAAGGATACTTCGGTTAAAGACAAGGTCTGGGGCGCCAAAAAGAACCTTAAAGGCACCGGTATCACCATATCTGAATTTCTAACCAAACGTCGCCATAAAGTGTTTTTAGCAGCCCGGCAGCGATTTGGGATATCTAGATGCTGGACTGATAATGGTGTAGTGGTGGTGATGGGGTCCGACCAGTCGAAGCATCGTGTTCACACAAAACAGGAACTGGATGCCATCCCCAGTGACAGTGACAGTGTGGTTCAAGGCCCTTCTGCTGCGACTATTGTCTCAAATGCAGTTAAGGATAGCAAAACAACTTATTTGCGATCTAAAAGGAtcgttaagaaataa